A genomic segment from uncultured Vibrio sp. encodes:
- a CDS encoding PAS domain-containing methyl-accepting chemotaxis protein: MSVNSNHKDQETLVGEFEELVSTTNLKGVITYCNEAFCRVAEYTNKELIGQNHNIVRHNDMPKGAFGDMWMRLKQGKAWRGMVKNSTKSGGYYWVDAYVTPIYEHNQVVGYQSVRVKPKREWVDIATKAYKSMKAAEKSGRTWSLKINETLRYAILLGALAAPAAAYALSAEGPLAWLASALPASVLALLFRQELIDTPQQLKKLQKQYDSVSRRIYSGDSAFSIADFHIKMLSARIRTVLGRMTDSAIPLQECAEELSQTTAEVHDALNLQNIDIHRVRDAIQEVEISANSASSTTNEAHLLIDDTLKSCLMAKETIVQTHSNLTQLSLQAEQATETTYKLSDQAQKVSHLMEEIGGIADQTNLLALNAAIEAARAGEQGRGFAVVADEVRALSGRTSNATEQIQASISTMLSTIQSWQKDILTNKKQTDACSNVAEQSTVRLSEVEQMMQTMSGLMVDVAQTADSQLKLASDVNLHIQSIASTAEQNLAATHSVEENSLQLKEQVKDFYQLALRFEDKPS, translated from the coding sequence ATGTCAGTCAATTCAAATCACAAAGATCAAGAGACTCTCGTCGGAGAGTTTGAGGAACTGGTCTCAACTACGAATCTGAAAGGTGTTATCACTTACTGCAACGAGGCATTTTGTCGGGTTGCAGAATATACAAACAAAGAGTTGATTGGCCAAAATCACAACATTGTACGTCATAATGATATGCCCAAAGGGGCATTTGGCGACATGTGGATGCGCCTTAAGCAAGGTAAAGCGTGGCGCGGTATGGTAAAAAACAGCACCAAATCTGGTGGATACTACTGGGTTGATGCCTATGTCACGCCGATATATGAGCACAATCAGGTCGTAGGCTACCAATCCGTACGTGTTAAGCCGAAACGTGAATGGGTTGATATCGCCACTAAAGCATATAAGAGTATGAAAGCGGCAGAAAAGTCTGGCCGCACTTGGTCTTTAAAGATTAATGAAACACTACGTTATGCTATTTTACTTGGTGCTTTAGCGGCGCCAGCTGCAGCGTATGCATTGTCTGCTGAAGGCCCGCTGGCTTGGTTAGCAAGCGCGTTACCAGCGAGTGTTCTAGCTCTGCTATTTCGCCAAGAGCTGATTGATACTCCGCAACAACTAAAGAAACTACAAAAGCAATATGACAGTGTAAGCAGACGTATCTATTCGGGTGATAGTGCATTCTCTATTGCGGATTTCCATATCAAAATGCTATCAGCTCGGATACGAACCGTATTAGGGCGAATGACAGACTCTGCCATACCGTTACAAGAGTGCGCGGAGGAGCTAAGTCAGACAACGGCTGAAGTGCATGATGCGCTGAATCTGCAAAACATAGATATCCATAGAGTCCGTGATGCCATACAAGAGGTAGAGATCTCGGCAAACTCGGCGTCTTCGACGACAAATGAAGCACATCTGCTTATTGATGACACGCTTAAGTCATGTTTGATGGCGAAAGAAACCATCGTTCAGACGCACAGTAACTTGACGCAGTTGAGTCTACAAGCTGAGCAAGCCACTGAAACGACATATAAACTGAGTGATCAGGCTCAGAAAGTAAGTCACTTGATGGAAGAAATCGGTGGTATCGCTGATCAAACCAATTTGCTAGCGTTAAATGCAGCGATTGAAGCTGCTAGGGCTGGTGAGCAAGGTCGTGGTTTTGCTGTGGTCGCGGATGAAGTGAGAGCGCTTTCCGGCCGGACATCTAATGCGACCGAGCAAATTCAGGCGTCTATTTCTACGATGTTGTCTACTATACAAAGTTGGCAAAAAGACATTCTGACCAATAAAAAGCAGACAGATGCGTGTTCTAACGTGGCAGAACAGAGTACAGTACGTCTATCGGAAGTCGAACAGATGATGCAAACCATGAGTGGTTTAATGGTCGATGTGGCACAGACAGCGGATAGTCAGTTAAAACTGGCGAGTGATGTGAATTTGCATATTCAGTCTATCGCCTCGACGGCAGAGCAGAATCTGGCTGCGACTCATTCAGTGGAGGAAAACAGTTTGCAACTAAAAGAGCAGGTCAAAGATTTCTATCAATTGGCGCTTCGATTTGAAGATAAGCCGTCGTAA
- the aroG gene encoding 3-deoxy-7-phosphoheptulonate synthase AroG has product MFQTDDVRINRVKELLPPVAVLEKFPTTETAASTTFDCRNAIHNILEGKDDRLLVIVGPCSIHDPEAAVEYGKKLKVLRDELGDQLEVVMRVYFEKPRTTVGWKGLINDPYLNDTYKLNDGLRIGRKLLLDLTDMGLPTASEFLDMITPQYVADLISWGAIGARTTESQVHRELASGLSCPVGFKNGTDGNIKIATDAIRSAGSSHHFLSVTKYGHSAIVETAGNPDCHIILRGGKEPNYSAAHVTQIKDELDAAGLPKKVMIDFSHANSSKQFKRQMLVSDDVSEQIAGGEDAIFGVMIESHLVEGRQDLVEGEAATYGQSITDACIGWEDTEVVLRQLADAVKARRNK; this is encoded by the coding sequence ATGTTTCAAACTGATGATGTAAGAATAAATAGAGTAAAAGAACTGTTGCCACCTGTCGCAGTCTTAGAGAAATTTCCAACCACTGAAACCGCTGCTTCAACTACTTTTGATTGTCGTAATGCTATTCATAACATCTTGGAAGGAAAAGACGACAGACTGCTTGTTATTGTGGGCCCATGCTCGATCCATGATCCGGAAGCTGCGGTTGAATATGGTAAAAAGCTCAAAGTACTTCGCGATGAACTAGGTGACCAGCTAGAAGTTGTGATGCGAGTCTACTTTGAAAAGCCACGTACGACCGTCGGTTGGAAAGGGCTTATTAACGACCCGTACTTAAATGACACCTACAAACTGAATGACGGGTTACGTATTGGGCGTAAACTGCTTCTCGACCTCACTGATATGGGACTACCAACAGCTAGTGAGTTCCTCGATATGATCACGCCTCAATACGTTGCTGATCTTATCAGTTGGGGTGCGATAGGTGCGCGTACGACAGAGTCACAGGTACACCGTGAATTAGCATCAGGTTTATCTTGCCCGGTTGGCTTTAAAAACGGCACGGATGGAAATATCAAGATTGCAACTGACGCTATTCGTTCGGCAGGCTCTTCTCACCACTTCTTATCTGTAACGAAATACGGCCACTCTGCCATTGTTGAAACTGCAGGTAACCCAGATTGTCATATTATTTTGCGTGGTGGTAAGGAACCAAACTACAGTGCAGCCCATGTTACCCAAATTAAAGATGAGCTAGATGCTGCAGGTCTACCAAAGAAAGTGATGATTGATTTCAGCCATGCTAACAGCTCAAAGCAGTTCAAGCGCCAGATGCTAGTGTCAGACGACGTTTCAGAGCAAATTGCTGGTGGAGAAGACGCTATTTTTGGTGTGATGATTGAATCTCATTTGGTTGAAGGCCGTCAAGATCTTGTTGAGGGTGAAGCTGCAACTTATGGTCAGTCAATCACTGATGCATGTATCGGCTGGGAAGACACTGAAGTTGTTCTGCGTCAGCTTGCCGATGCTGTGAAAGCACGTCGTAACAAGTAA